The genomic interval tttaatatccaattgaTAAGGGACGTAGAGGAAtcaaaatgagagaataaagatttattaccaaaaatatgCTTTGAAGTAGCAGAATCAAGAATCCAAGGACTAAGCTGAGCATGAGCAAGACAGATATGAGGAGTACCATTGGGTGACTGAGTAGAAGAAAGAGATCCCTGGTAATAGAAGCTATGGGGGATGAGGCCTGTCTAGCTGGCTGAAACTGACGATACTCAGCCAACTCCTTAGCAGAGATCGCATATGTAGAAGCTGGTCACATAGTATGAGAGGTATCGGGTATCATAGATTGTGTTTGTACCCTTAGGAATCAAAATGTACGTTGGCCTTGGGAGGACGACCATGGAGTGCATAACATGGATTCTTATAATGACCAGAACGATGACAATAATTACAATAAGAGCGCTTACCACTACGACCACGACACCTCTACCATGACCACCTCTAAGTCCAATCTCAGAGGAAGATCCAGGAGTGAGAGGCAAGTATAGATTGCTCTCCATCTGATTAGTGTCTCACAACTTATAAGAGACCATAATCTTGGTTCTAAATTTAACTCCcattcttgtttgattaaggacaaaaaTTTCGGGCAGGTGCTACTCAAAGGATGCCTTGATCATGCTGCTTCCAGCTCTCCAACCCAGCCTGTTGAGTCTAATTCAATTGTTGGCAATAATTTTTGTCAAAGTGTAATGTTTTTCCTTTAAACAAATGTAAAAGACAACATCCATTTTGGCATGGACTGTCACCTAGTGTTCATGTAGCTCACAATGATAAGGTGTGTCAACAATGGCATGCAAAGTTAGGGCATCCATCGTTCAATGTATTGCATTTGGTTCTTAGTAAAATTCACATTCCTTGTTctcatttgattttttctttttgtgattcATGTAAAATTGGAAAACTCCATCAACTTCCATTTGCTGATTGTCCAATTACAGCAAAAATAGTGTCAGCTTACCTTTCCTCATTCCCTAGTGGGTTCCTTAGAGCCTAGTTATGTTCACGAGGCCTTTTTAGACTCACAGTGGGTTAAAGCTATGGAGGAAGAGTTTTCAGCCTTGTAGTGCAATCATACTTGGGATTTAGTTCCATTTTCTGAGGATATGAACCTCattggctgcaaatgggtttttAGAGTTAAATATAATCCTGATGGGATAGTGGTTAAGCACAAGGCTTGGTTTGTAGCCAAGGGATTTCTTCAAACACTAGGAGTTGATTATGATGAGACTTTTAGCCTTGTTGTTAAGGCCCTTACTATTCAAGTTTTATTCACCTTAGCTGTTACCTTTGGTTGGGACATTTAGCAGGTGGATATAAACAATGCTTTTTTGAATGGTGACCTTACTGAGGATGTGTTTATGTCTTAGTCAGAGGGGTTTGTTGATGCTTGGTATCCTTCGCATGTGTGTAAGCTAAGGAAGTTTTTCTATGGCCTTAAGCAAGCTCCTCGAGCTTGGTATGCAAAGCTGAGAGTTGCTTTACAGTCATGGGGGTTTATACGGGCTGTGTCTGATGCTTCATTGTTCATTAAGCGCACTCCTCAATTTGTGCTGTTTGTATTGGTGTATGTAGATAATATCCTAGTCACAAGATCTGATACCGCAGCCCTTAGAGCATTTATTCAAGATTTGGACACTAATTTTGCTCTAAAAACTCTAGGACCTGTTCATtacttcctagggtttgaagctCATAGATATCATAATGGGATTTACCTCACATAGTCTAAATATACCTTAAATTTATTGTAGAAGGCAGTTATGCAAGATTATAAACCATGTGATACTCCCATGAATTTAGCTATCTCCTTAACTGATGAGGGTGATTATTTCTCAAATCCATCTCTATATCGAACCATTATTGGGTCCTTGCAATATTTGACCTACACTAAACCAGATATCTCCTTTGCAGTCAATAAGCTAAGTTAGTTTTTGTTCTCTCCTAAACAACAGCATTGGATGGCCTATAAGAGATTGTTTAGATATCTCAAGGGTACCCTTGGTTTGGGTTTATTGTTCTCACCAACACCTATTGATTTACTATTAGTTGTCTACATTGATGCGGATCATAGTGGTTGTAGGGTTACCAGACAGTCAACTAGTggtgtttgtgtgtttcttgggaATAATCTGATAGTGTGGAGTTCTTGGAAGTAGTCAGTGGTTGCTCGGTCTGTTGGCGAGATTGAATATAGGGCTATTGCTCAAGGGGTAACTGAGATATTGTGGCTGAAGTCACTGATTGTATGGAGTGACAATATGGCTGCTAAGAATATTGTTGAAAATCCGGTGTTTCATTCTTGCATGaaacacattgagattgatgtgcaCTTTGTGTGAGAAAAGGTGAAAAATGGTGAGGTGGAGATTCATTATGTTCCTACTTCCCATCAGCTAGCTAATATCTTCACTAAGGGTTTACCAAGGAGCAGATTTCAGTGTTTGTGTGTTAAACTCAGTCTAAAGTTGTCACCTATCCAGGCAGCAGTCTCTCAAGAATTTTCAGAGGTCAAGAGAGTCTagtttgagggggaatgtgaaAGAGCATATTACCTGAGTTGCTGTTATTGTATTTGTGCTGatgattatttaattagttgtgttgttgttgtaatttGCTATATAGTAGGTTGCTTTGATATGCGCTTATGTTGTCGTTGTTCAATCTTAGTTAGGCGGTGGCTTAGGCTTGCTGAGTATATATAATCAACAATGCCTTCATTTTATGTATCTTGGTTCtcattttgttcattttattttctctaagtAAAGATCCAAGTATTATTTTCTCTCGATTGTGCCCTAGCTTCTTTTGCCCTAGTTTCATtcgtttcatttattttatttatttttttaacttttacatTTGTTTGTGTagtttgtttataaattatttgtagaaataatttttaatagatgGCTTTGACCCATGACTTCAAGTCTTCAACCTCCTACCCCCCCTCTCTTGTTGCAGTTTGATTAGAATAAAGATTTGTGGAGATGAATTTTGGTGGTTGCagattattgttttttttttaaattattataatttaaactaGAATGCATGGAGggcattttgaaaaatcaaaatattgatAGAGCTTCATAACACAAATTTGgtgtttgcttatataatagaataaGATAATTGAACAAACTTAATAGATGATCCAGCTGAGCTGGTTAActcaatatgtaataaataagtTTGGAGAAGCACCTAATGAAGACAAGATAAGAGAGTCACAATTAGATAGTTTGATATGTGAAAAAAGGTCAATAGAAGCACTTGTGAGGTGAGTGAATGAAAGGAGGAAATTTGTAGCAAATGAGATTAGATGAAGACTAAAGAAAAATTTGGTAATAGACATGGCATAGGATATAATGGTCTTACAGAGGACATGGCCATGGATGGGAATGGTTAGAGATCTTTAATTCATGTAGTCAAACCTATcaagtgggattaaagcttgtgattgttgtcaTTGCTGTTTGACAAGATTCACTTGAGTGGGGGATATGATCGTGAATGGAGATGGTgagaggtctagaattcatgtagctgatccCATCTAGgtggattaaggcttgtgattgttgttgttgtctaaTAAAGATTCACTTGATGTGCATATGCTGAATGGACATATTGACATGCTAACTATGtgatttcctttttctgtttgttttgttatggaAGGTTGAAGGCAAAGAGAAGGTTGTTCTAGATTCTAAAGAGAAGATTGAGTTCTACCGAATGAAAATGCAGGaccttgtgagtggttctccttTCGCATCTGAAGTGTTACAGATATTTAACTTCTATGATTTGAGACACTATATTGCTATGCATTTTTCCTGTTCTTGACGTTCATGGTGCTTGATTTTTAGATCAACTATGTTTCAATatgttaatttctttttaatgctTTGTTTGTTTTGACTAGGTTCTGTACAAAAGCAGATGTGATAATCGCCTCAATGAGATCACAGAAAGGGCCTTAGCAGACAAGGCTGAGGTATTTCATTAGGTGTACTGGATTGTGTTCTTTAAGTTGTTGAGATTTGTCTTCCTGTTcacacaaatttttaatttttccttcttcttttataCCCCTCCccaacaaccaaaaaaaaaaaaaaaatgtattgcAGGCTGAGTTTCTTGGTAAGAAATATGAAGAGAGATACAAACAAGTTGCTGAAGGAGCCTCTAAATTGACAATTGAAGAGGCAGCATTTCGTGAAATTCAGGttgaatatctttttcttttgtgaCTTTGAAGTGTCCCAACTGTGCATGTTGATCAGAGCATTTATACAAATTTAGCAGTGTTGTAGTGGATAAAATCGATTGCCTATCATGTCTTGTTCTCAGCAACTACAGCCTTGCTGTGTTCTCCTTATCCTTGTAGTTTCTCCAACATTATCTACAGTACTTGTTGCAGTTGTTGTCAATTTTGAATTGCCTTGTTTCACAAGTAACTCCATCTTGGCTGACTCTTCTCATATTGCCTAAAAGTTGGGATAATTCTTTTGTTTACATGTTTCTttcactcttttctttcttgtctgTTTCTTTATTCTGTTGGGCCAAATTTGTTAGTGTGCTTTTACTAACTACCAACTTGATTTGGCAAGCAAAACGTGCTTATAGACATTTTGTGTAATTCTCCCCCACCCCAAGACTTTGataatggatttaaattaacATCATCTCTAGGAGAGGAAGATGGAGTTGCATCAGGCAATCCTTAAAATGGAACAAGGAGGCAGTGCAGATGGGATTCTTCAGGTAACTTTAATCACTGTGCTCCTATGAGCTAGAGAGATATGGATGAATATGTGCCACTGATATATTTCGGATGTACAGGTTCGTGCTGACCGTATACAATCAGACCTTGAGGAATTAATGAAGGCTTTAACTGATCGTTGCAAGAAACATGGAATAGACATTCGATCAACTACAGTTATTGAACTCCCCACTGGTATCTCTTTACTTGGTcttgattattttctattatttaattGCAACTGTTTCATGCTTCTACCTTTGAGGTCTCTGCAATGAGGTTTTTGGAATTGCTTTTTGTATGGTATATTGATATTCATATTGTACCTATGGTGACCACCTTAACCTGTAAAAATGTTATGTTCCAATCAGAAATGTCTGCTCATCTTTTCTAAATTTAAACTAcatatagatattatatatgtgtgtctgAAAGCTCCCTCAACGAAATAAGAGAAGGATAAATCTTGGATCTGCGCCGcccattcccccccccccaacaaaaaaaaaaaaaaaaaaccacacacggaaaaaaaaaaagtggtagGTCAAGATCTGGATTGAGTCCTTGTACTGGTTGAAAATTACTTGGTGATTAGTCCTCTTCTGATATTTGGAGTAATTAGGAAGTAAGATGTTGTCAAATTATAACTCGCTTTTTTTTGAAATGGTAAATCCTATCTGCTCCTTTAGTACCTTCTCAaagaaatctctctctctctctctctctagaacaCATTGGGCTAGCCCTCTTAGATATCCAACTCTAATGAGAGCAATAACTTCACTCATggcctttattttgaaaaatgtcaatTTTAGGCTGGCAGCCTGGAATCCCAGAGGTATCATCTGTTTGGGATGAAGATTGGGATAAATTTGAAGATGAAGGTAGGCATCCTTTGTTCATGACAGGAAATTATGAGCTCTTCTCCTTTGAAGATGTGTGTTCTAATGCTTTCATTTTCAGGATTTTCATTTGGTGTTGCCATGCCACCCAAAACCAAATCCGCATCTTTCGAGAGGGAAAATGATTCTGTAAATGGTGCTTCATCCCCTGATTTAATGTCGTATGACGATGAAATGTCAGATAAGCCTTTCAGTACAGGTGGGCATGCCTTTGAGAGTGAATCAGCTTTCAATCACAGTGAAGATGAATCAGGAAAAAGCCCATCTGGCAGTTCAATAGGACATACTGCATCTGGAAGTCCATTTCAAGAATATTCAGATAACCATTTTAAGAAGAGTCCTGAGGCAGATGCAGAAAGCCATAGGTATGGTGTTTGATGATGTTGTTTCCATGTCAGTTTCTCCCGTCTATCTTTCCTGTATTAATATCTCTTGTAACATGGTGGTCCCAACTCCTAAATCTCATCATTTATGGACAGAAGCTTTGAAGAACCAACCTGGGGTAACTTTGACAACAATGATGAAGCAGATTCAGTGTGGGGATTTAACAAGGTGAGTATGGTTCTTTTAGATGCATATTTATGTGCATGATAATGAGGTGATTTTCACGGAAGTCGGTAATCAGTACATCTTAACGATGCTATGGGATACTTGAATCCTACATTTTTTCCATTTGATGTTGCCAAATTTTTTGTATATTGCTTTGAATGCTTAGTGCTCCCCCTCCCCAGTGTCTGgggttctttttttttggcttgGAACCCTGAAGAAGGATTTGAACTGGGAGAATTGTTTGTAAGACTTGTGATAGACTAGCCTGAAACTGTAACACAGATTATGGAAGACCCAAGTACTCTAATTGGTGCAACTTGTCCATTTTCCTTCGTATCTGGGCACCTGGCAACATAGACAGGACAGTGATTTGTCTGCCCCCAAGACTGATAATATTCGCTATTGGCACTGAGCAATGAATTTTCTTTCATCTCCACCAAATCTGGCACTAGCTTTGACAGTGTAATTGTTGTTCTTGTCATGTACATATTGATTTGCCTCTCCTAACTGGCATCACTTTTCAGGATTCGGATCATGGCAAGCATGGAGAGAAGTATTTCTTTGAATCTAGTGACTTTGGGGCGAGTCCAAGAACAACAGATTCCCCAAGTGCAGGCAACATCTTCCCAAAGAAGAGCCCCTTTTTCGAGGATTCTGTACCTAGCACTCCAGTTTCCAGGACTGGTTTTTCCCCACCAAGGCACAGTGTGGGATCAACAGACCAATTCTTTGACAATAGCTCAAGGTTTGATTCTTTTAGCATGCACGATCAAGCATTCTCCCCTCGACGGGAGACTTTCACAAGGTTTGACTCTATAAACAGCAGCAGGGGATTCGACCCCAGTCAAGGAACTCTCTCTAGGTTTGACTCTATAAAAAGCACTGGAGGGTTTGACCGCAGCGAAAGGTTCTCTTCTTTTGACGATGCTGACCCATTTGGCTCGAGTGGTCCATTTAAGGTTTCATCAGACAATCAAACCTCTAAAAAGGGTTCTGACAACTGGAGTTCTTTCTAGATGGGGATTCATAAGCCTTCACGATTCAACCTCAACTCCTTCGCTTATCTTTATTCGTGTGGGGTGCCATGAAAATTTTGCGTGTTGTATAGCCTGAACAAGTTCTAGACACTGTTGATGTTGGATTGTCCTACGTGCCACAATTCAAAGGGTGAAGATTCATGCTTTTCTGTTGTCATTGATGATTTCCACTCGAAGATTCAGAGGATAGAAGCATCAGGTTCCCTTGTCAGCCAGCTCCCGGTGGTGTGTGCTTTAATGATTTTGGCTTTGTAATGGTGCTGTTATTGtgtttgttttctttgaaaattttaggtcAGCTCCGCTCTTCTCCTCTTTTTATATTAAGAGCATGGACAATATTCAAGGGCCTTATCTCATCGTTTAGAGTTGTAAGCAGAGAGAATTCTGGTGTGTTCTACTTGTCACCCTGGTTAAAAAGATTGATAGACTCTATTGTGAGGCAATAGTTGTTtaaatgttttagtttttattttttgttgttaccCGTTAACACGAGCTGAGAGTCAGTGcagatctattttttttatttttgaaaaaaatatttaatgtaattgtgatatcatatcatattgatatttatGCATAATAATCATTACATGGTAGTTAATGggaaaattttttattgttacaTTTATCAAAAACTGCCCATTGTCATGTATTTAAGATGATTAACTGAACTGTGATGATACCCTAAATTTGTTGGATTTGGGTCTAATACAATGCATAGCAAGTGATGGCCATCAATctgataaaaagaataatgtcCAATCAGTGATTTTCCAGTAGTCCTATGCATATCTATATCTTTTTCTTCCCAAatgaaatgaatataaaataggAGGCCATTGAATCATGAACGACCATATCAACTGAAAATAGTCGAAGACTAAAGActacacttcaaaataagcCATTCATCTCTGCAAGCCTGCAACTAGAGTTAGTAgtatataaagataaaacagAGTAAGAGGAATTCATCTTAAAGACCAAAAGCCATAATGATAAATCAAGTACTCCAACTTGCAGCCCTGGGGTAGAGAAATGTTGATAAGCTTCTCAGAAACAAAAATGATCTAAATATAAGGTGGCAATATGTCAATGATAATGTATAAACATGAATATCGGAGTTaatagttttctttttcatctaaATCCAGCTACTCAATCGTACACCATACAATACAATTACAATCTGTCAAAAAGCAGGGATGTCCTGACAACGTATTTGTTTTATCAGTGAGAAGCTGGTACCAGTGTTCTTcaagcaaagggaaagaaataaatacatgGCTTGATGTCAATCTCTTGTTCTATCCATCTCTTTCTGCACTTGATTATAAGCAGACAGCATTGATGATCGAATATTTGCTATTTCTACAAGGGTATCCAAAGCTGCAGGCATGAAATGCACATAAGAGGTAAACCTCAGAGCCTATGCTTGCAATGGACATATGTTTGGAGTGTGGAGTCACGAGGAGCTATAGTGAGTTAGATGGAGATAGCATCTTGCAAATTTACCTGTCTCGAATGAAAGTTGGGCAGCTCGAAGCTTTGGAGAAACCAAAGCCCCAAACATCGATAGTAATTTGAACCGTTCCTTTTGAATCTGCTGAAGGCAAAAACAAATATTGTAAAATGGATTCCTATACACATTTCCCCATTCCAACACAGAGGTGATATGGTGTTTACAACATTGTTCTGACACTCGAACTGGACTAACTGGCAATAACTGGTAAATCAAATGGTTCAATCAGGAAGTAGATGAACTAATTGGTTTAaatgggaaaaattttatttcgaTGAAGGGGAAGAAAGATGGTGATCTTTCTGAGTTTTTAACCCATCAAAACAGCAAACGCCCAAATCTGGGTTTTGAATCCATCAAAACTCCCGGATCTTGGTTCAGCTAGATTTGAGTCCTCCCTGTTTTGTTCCCAGATATGGGTTTAGTGAACCCAGGACTGAACCCAAAACGAGAGCAccacaagaaagaaaaacaggTGAGGGAAAGCTTGAGAAGAAGAGCCACGGGGCACAGGACAGAGGGGAGAGGCTGAGTGTTTTATTCCCTTTTATACATCCAAGctcatttttgtaaataagacaATAAAATCATCCAGTACCATGGGCtaattttgcataaaaaattataaaatgataaaaatgttaCCATAGGAtattaataatgcataaaaatattcattGTTTTGGAATCCGGTTTGACCCTGGCCCAATAGATCATTGATCCTTCCCCTTTTTTGGTTTGATATCTTAATCTGGATTTGATAATATTAGTTTACAATGATCTaccaataaatttattaattcaagGCCTCCAACCCTCTAACTTGAAAGTACAGTCTTTGTATTTCTACTTTTTGTCTATATTCACAATCTCCCCCCTTTAGTGGCcaaaaaattggagaatttgCAAAGAGCTTTTTATGGAGAGGTATAATGGACAAGACAAATTTTGTTTACCCTTAGCTAGGGGAGGCTTTGTGGTCTGGAAGTTAAAGACTCTTTAATCGGGTGTTCCCCTTGACAAGTGGCTGTGGAGGTTTGTAAGCGATAAAGATAGAATGTGCAAGGGGGTTCTTATGGATAAGTATGGCTTACAACGATATGATTGGTCTACATGGCCTGTTAGGCAGACGCCTGTGGAAAGGGATCATGAAGGTGTGGGCCAACATATTTAAATTCATCACTTAGGTAGGAAGTGTGGATATTTTGAGGTACTCACTATACAACTAGTGTGGCCACTGTCCTCTAAATGAGCAATTTACCAACCTCTACATTTATACTTGTAAGCAATAATTTCTAGTCCAGTCGATGACTCCATGCAATTCAGGTAAAATGTTTGGGATCTGGAAACTGACACCATGGTAGCTGCCTTTGACATTTCCTCAACCTCACTCAAGGTTTGAGTAGGATGAAAACAAATGCATCtggaatttagaaaaaaaaaaatgcctttTTCGATTTGCTCATTCTACAATGCCTTCAATGACAAAGAGAGGATCCGGGGCTTGCTCTCCCTTGTCAAATTTCTTTAAATCATGCGATAGAGCTTGCTCAAACCGGCTTCATCAAAAAGGTTAGGGGGATTATTCTTTTTTGTGTCATATGGCATATTATGTATGGGAGGATATATGGGAGACTTTGCAACATGCGGGGGTCAGAGaagaattttctttctttctgtagATGATCTTCTCCATGTAAGTCTGTCTGATAGGTTTTCGTACAGGGTTTGCTTCTTTAAGCTAAATAAGTACACAActcatttgattttttgttaaaaactaTGAAAATGTTCAATGGCAGTAGTTTCTAAATTGCATTTATACAATTTATGTATCCAAGTTAAATTCAAGTTAACACTAAATATACTTTTGACAGGtggcaaaaaaattgaacattgATTTAGCTATAATTCAGAAactaaaattctctctctctccttttttttttgctaagatCAGAAACTAACATTTTCAGTGTCACAAAGCAGTCTCTTTTCAGTTTTGCACATGTGGCAAGTTAACTTCTAGATATACCACCCTCGTAGCTGAACTCAAAGAAAGTAAACTATGGGAGGGGTGTTAGTGAAATAGTAGCACCGTCCgccaacaaaacaaaaacagcTAAAAGGAGATGATGGAATGGAGCAAGATCAGTTGCAATAAACTTACTTGATTATCGACTGTGAGTGTACGCCCATTACTTTCTGGTCTTTTCTCCTGAATTTCTTTGCACAATGATTCAAGAGAAAGTAAGAAGCAACATAAGATTAAAAGGCCCTGAAGGCTGATAGTAACcagaaatgaaaaacaaaagcaCTAATCAGTATATTCCATGGAAAAATAGAGATCTCTGACAGAGAAACTGACAGGATGAGAATCTCCTAATTATTGGAAGTCAAAAATCAAGCAGAAAGGTATACAAAAGGTGAATTTTTGACAGTTGATACATGTACCAAGCTGTTGATAGATTCCTACTACTGCAACAGCAATAGCAAAATAATCCGttgaaaagacaaaaagagTACAAACGCATACCAGATGTTCCCCTATATCGAAGCTGTGGATTAGTTGCTTTGCTTAGTAACAACTCATCCTTGCCAACTTCTGTTTCCTCAGAGAAGCATTTCTGATTATCAGGGGAGACCCATTTGAACAGAGTAAAGTTTGGTTTCTTCATTGTAGAATCAACTACAGAAGACATGAACGTAAATTATTCACAGCTTCTGGTGCACAAGGACAAGGACAGAGAAAATCCAATGTGCACAAATCATTAGCTAAGCAAAATGAGATtgtctatttttctttagaAGCGTTTATTATCTGAACAGTAAAAGTTGATTTAAGAAATCCAACTATTAGAATCAATATCTGAAGTGACAGAGCATCTAAAAGTCCCTTCCATGATCTGAAAGTTCTCATTGCAGTGATAAATGCACCAAAGGACGCATATAGGAACTCTTCACGATTCAATTTCAGAAAAAAAATCCTTAAATACCATCTAATGCACTAAAATACAAGATATCATACAATATGCATAAGTTGTAACACAGACCCATTATTGAAAATCTAACTTATAATCAAAATCCGATTACTCTAGAAAGATTACCATCCTCTTGGGTGACTTGCAAAGATGTTGCAGCACAGTGGTGTTTGAGGTCAATCAAGGCACTGTTGATTCGTGAAGCACCCATGGAATGTCGAGCACTAGCTAAATCCAGCCATCCCTGCACAAATAGAACGCTTGTAACAACAAATGGTTGGTAAACATTATCTTCCCGCGTGCGCTATATCAACAACTGCAAGCCTGAAGTTGCTGGTCACCAATTGAATCATACTAGACATTAGTGCTAGACACGACCTAAAACCGAGCACAACGATTACAACTGCGTAACTTGCATTTG from Diospyros lotus cultivar Yz01 chromosome 8, ASM1463336v1, whole genome shotgun sequence carries:
- the LOC127808034 gene encoding uncharacterized protein LOC127808034 isoform X2, coding for MGEENFEDRRGSTEQQADEEEEEVDFENRRGSAKQQPEKEGEGKGELNVFEFLDSVDSYLILLDSLSSILRQGWLDLASARHSMGASRINSALIDLKHHCAATSLQVTQEDVDSTMKKPNFTLFKWVSPDNQKCFSEETEVGKDELLLSKATNPQLRYRGTSEIQEKRPESNGRTLTVDNQIQKERFKLLSMFGALVSPKLRAAQLSFETALDTLVEIANIRSSMLSAYNQVQKEMDRTRD
- the LOC127808034 gene encoding uncharacterized protein LOC127808034 isoform X1, translated to MGEENFEDRRGSTEQQADEEEEEVDFENRRGSAKQQPEKEGEGKGELNVFEFLDSVDSYLILLDSLSSILRQGWLDLASARHSMGASRINSALIDLKHHCAATSLQVTQEDVDSTMKKPNFTLFKWVSPDNQKCFSEETEVGKDELLLSKATNPQLRYRGTSEIQEKRPESNGRTLTVDNQQIQKERFKLLSMFGALVSPKLRAAQLSFETALDTLVEIANIRSSMLSAYNQVQKEMDRTRD